A portion of the Novosphingobium sp. KA1 genome contains these proteins:
- the greB gene encoding transcription elongation factor GreB, translated as MKPAGPPITPAGMAKLRARYDHLLGKERPEIVEIVSWAAGNGDRSENGDYLYGRKRMREIDRELAFLARRMKALRVVDPREQTERGKVFFGATVTIADEDDTHKTVTIVGDDEQDAAKGLIGWSAPMTRALRGAAVGDLRMVRLPSGEKEWEVMEITYPAG; from the coding sequence ATGAAACCCGCAGGTCCTCCGATCACGCCCGCCGGAATGGCGAAATTGCGCGCCCGCTACGACCATCTGCTTGGCAAGGAGCGGCCGGAGATCGTCGAGATCGTCTCTTGGGCGGCCGGCAATGGCGATCGCTCCGAAAACGGCGACTATCTCTACGGCCGCAAACGGATGCGCGAGATCGACCGCGAACTCGCCTTCCTCGCCCGCCGCATGAAGGCCCTGCGCGTGGTCGATCCACGCGAACAGACCGAACGCGGCAAGGTGTTTTTCGGCGCCACCGTCACGATCGCCGACGAGGACGACACCCACAAGACCGTCACCATCGTCGGCGATGACGAGCAGGATGCGGCAAAGGGCCTGATCGGCTGGAGCGCCCCCATGACCCGGGCGCTGCGCGGCGCCGCGGTGGGGGACTTGCGCATGGTGCGCCTGCCGTCCGGCGAGAAGGAATGGGAAGTGATGGAGATCACCTACCCGGCTGGCTGA
- the dapA gene encoding 4-hydroxy-tetrahydrodipicolinate synthase — protein MFSGSIPALVTPFRDGAFDEQAFRRLVDWQIDSGSSALVPCGTTGENSTLSNAEHHRVIEVCVEQAAGRVPVIAGCGSNDTMNALLHMNFSKKCGASAALLVAPYYNRPSQDGLLAHFSYLAEHNDLPIVLYNVPGRTVTDLLPETVIELARRFPDRIIAIKDASGDLSRVTDHRMGIGKDFCQLSGDDELALPFNAAGGVGCISVTANVAPRLCAEFQAACAANDLEEARRLNDLLYPLHYAMFEDSSPGPCKYALAQVHDWIENELRLPLVPCGEKARVAVDEALVHAGLV, from the coding sequence ATGTTCTCGGGGTCCATTCCTGCTCTTGTTACACCGTTTCGCGACGGAGCGTTCGATGAACAGGCTTTTCGGCGGCTGGTGGACTGGCAGATCGATTCGGGTTCCTCCGCGCTCGTGCCCTGCGGCACCACGGGTGAAAACTCGACGCTGTCGAACGCCGAACACCACCGCGTGATCGAGGTCTGCGTCGAGCAGGCGGCGGGCCGCGTGCCGGTGATCGCCGGCTGCGGCAGCAACGACACGATGAACGCGCTGCTGCACATGAACTTCTCGAAGAAGTGCGGCGCCTCGGCCGCGCTGCTGGTGGCGCCTTATTACAACCGTCCCAGCCAGGACGGGTTGCTGGCCCACTTCAGCTACCTGGCCGAGCACAACGACCTGCCGATCGTGCTTTACAACGTGCCGGGCCGCACGGTGACCGACCTGCTGCCCGAAACCGTGATCGAACTGGCGCGCCGCTTCCCCGATCGCATCATCGCCATCAAGGACGCCAGCGGCGACCTCAGCCGCGTGACCGACCACCGCATGGGCATCGGCAAGGACTTCTGCCAGCTTTCGGGGGACGACGAACTGGCCCTGCCGTTCAACGCGGCGGGCGGCGTCGGCTGCATTTCGGTGACCGCGAACGTCGCGCCCAGGCTCTGCGCCGAGTTCCAGGCCGCCTGCGCCGCCAACGACCTTGAAGAAGCGCGCCGCCTCAACGACCTGCTCTACCCGCTGCACTACGCCATGTTCGAGGACAGCTCGCCGGGGCCGTGCAAGTACGCGCTGGCGCAAGTCCACGACTGGATCGAGAACGAACTGCGCCTGCCGCTGGTGCCCTGCGGCGAGAAGGCCCGGGTGGCGGTGGACGAGGCACTGGTGCACGCCGGTCTGGTCTGA
- a CDS encoding outer membrane protein translates to MKKALLCLTSGAAMISVPAMAQDVAPVQPFEQFHVEALAGYDVTRAGSSIDDDSSIDNDQSIDGLSYGVGAGYDFRMNNFVFGPEAEVTWSTAKTKFDNGDFEGFGIGNVKANRDVYVGARLGYVVAPKTMVYVKGGYTNAKFDVRNAVGTVDTKRDIDADGWRIGAGVEQAISHNTFVKLEYRYSNYGKGEIDYTGDIPDSQRFNLDLDRHQVMAGVGVRF, encoded by the coding sequence ATGAAGAAGGCTCTTCTCTGCCTTACCTCGGGCGCAGCGATGATTTCGGTTCCGGCGATGGCGCAGGATGTCGCCCCCGTGCAGCCGTTCGAACAGTTCCACGTCGAGGCGCTGGCCGGTTACGATGTGACCCGCGCCGGTAGCAGCATCGACGACGATTCCAGCATCGACAACGACCAGTCGATCGACGGCCTCTCCTACGGCGTCGGCGCGGGCTACGATTTCCGCATGAACAACTTCGTCTTCGGTCCCGAGGCGGAAGTGACCTGGTCGACCGCCAAGACCAAGTTCGACAACGGCGATTTCGAAGGTTTCGGCATCGGCAACGTCAAGGCCAACCGCGACGTCTATGTCGGCGCGCGCCTCGGGTATGTCGTCGCGCCCAAGACCATGGTCTACGTCAAGGGCGGCTATACCAACGCCAAGTTCGACGTGCGCAATGCGGTCGGCACCGTCGATACCAAGCGTGACATCGACGCCGACGGCTGGCGGATCGGCGCCGGTGTCGAGCAGGCGATCAGCCACAACACTTTCGTGAAGCTGGAATACCGCTACTCGAACTACGGCAAGGGCGAGATCGACTATACCGGCGACATTCCCGACAGCCAGCGTTTCAACCTCGACCTTGACCGTCATCAGGTCATGGCCGGCGTCGGCGTGCGCTTCTGA
- a CDS encoding S9 family peptidase has translation MTTRGRWALAALTSIITPILAAQPALAADGSAALPPAAQPVTQPAAQPAVSAPPPLDAYGELPRIEDAALSPDGRNIASISRIDGQRRLLVVDETGKPLVNAATGDGKVRAIEWADNETMLLTTSATVAMSGFTADKYELAGTFLIPLRGGQPGILFGKTPEVADTTRGRYGIRTIGGKTVGFFGGIALSKSMEGDTFARHARTTLYAVDLKTNRPRVAATPAAENHERDWLVDGSGQVAVTLDMEVNGNWRIIAPGGLELARGVDPTGHVGLLCFGKEGTTAIYTIDDSQGVSHWYEVPLEGGDANEIFADAKIDRIFVDRATGRLLGYRTDAEGPKTVMYDPAKQVALDKVLRAFAGRNPRLVDWTPDFSQVLLSTGGNKDSGTWYLVDVPARSAGPFGYERPLIKPEQVGPISMVDYTAADGLKMDGVLTLPPGRPARNLPVVVLPHGGPASEDRPGFDWWAQAFASRGYAVFQPNFRGSTGRTDAFRHAGDGQWGRKMQTDISDGLAELVKRGIADPRRACIVGASYGGYAALAGVTLQQGLYKCAVAVAGVTDIRLMYDTEVREDLGSQMTRKVLRQQLGDPSGFDAISPRRFAAKADAPVLLIHGKDDTVVPYRQSLVMADALKDAGKPYEMVTLASEDHWLSREETRKRMLSETMRFVQKYNPAD, from the coding sequence ATGACGACACGGGGCAGATGGGCGCTGGCGGCGCTCACTTCGATCATCACGCCGATTCTGGCCGCGCAGCCCGCGCTGGCCGCGGACGGCAGCGCGGCATTACCGCCTGCCGCCCAGCCCGTGACCCAGCCCGCGGCCCAGCCCGCCGTTTCCGCACCGCCGCCGCTCGACGCCTATGGCGAACTGCCCAGGATCGAGGATGCCGCGCTGTCACCCGATGGCCGCAACATCGCCAGCATCAGCCGGATCGACGGGCAGCGCCGGCTGCTCGTCGTCGACGAGACGGGCAAGCCGCTGGTCAATGCCGCGACCGGCGACGGCAAGGTCCGCGCGATCGAATGGGCGGACAACGAGACGATGCTGCTCACCACCAGCGCCACCGTGGCGATGTCCGGCTTCACGGCGGACAAGTACGAACTGGCCGGCACGTTCCTGATTCCGCTCAGGGGCGGGCAGCCCGGGATCCTGTTCGGCAAGACGCCGGAAGTCGCCGACACCACGCGCGGCCGCTACGGCATCCGCACGATCGGCGGCAAGACGGTGGGCTTTTTCGGCGGCATCGCGCTCTCCAAGTCCATGGAGGGCGACACTTTTGCCAGGCATGCCCGCACCACGCTCTACGCCGTCGACCTCAAGACCAACCGCCCGCGCGTGGCCGCGACCCCGGCCGCCGAAAATCATGAGCGCGACTGGCTGGTGGACGGCAGCGGGCAAGTCGCCGTCACGCTCGACATGGAAGTGAACGGCAACTGGAGGATCATCGCCCCCGGGGGCCTGGAACTGGCGCGCGGGGTCGATCCCACCGGCCATGTCGGGCTGCTCTGCTTCGGCAAGGAAGGCACCACCGCGATCTACACCATCGACGACAGCCAAGGCGTGTCGCACTGGTACGAAGTGCCGCTGGAAGGCGGTGACGCCAACGAGATCTTCGCCGACGCAAAGATCGACCGCATCTTTGTCGACCGCGCGACCGGCCGCCTGCTCGGCTACCGCACCGATGCCGAAGGCCCCAAGACGGTGATGTACGATCCGGCCAAGCAGGTCGCGCTCGACAAGGTCCTGAGGGCCTTCGCCGGTCGCAACCCCCGCCTGGTGGACTGGACCCCGGACTTCTCGCAAGTCCTCCTCAGCACCGGCGGCAACAAGGACAGCGGCACCTGGTACCTTGTCGACGTGCCCGCCCGCAGCGCCGGCCCGTTCGGTTACGAGCGCCCGCTGATCAAGCCCGAGCAGGTCGGGCCGATCTCGATGGTGGACTATACCGCCGCCGACGGCCTCAAGATGGACGGCGTGCTGACCCTGCCGCCGGGCCGCCCGGCCAGGAACCTGCCGGTCGTCGTGCTGCCCCACGGCGGCCCGGCGAGCGAGGACAGGCCCGGGTTCGACTGGTGGGCGCAGGCCTTTGCGTCACGCGGCTACGCGGTGTTCCAGCCCAATTTCCGCGGTTCGACCGGCCGCACCGATGCCTTCCGCCATGCCGGGGACGGCCAGTGGGGCCGCAAGATGCAGACCGACATCTCGGACGGCCTTGCCGAACTGGTGAAGCGCGGCATCGCCGACCCCAGGCGCGCCTGCATCGTCGGCGCCAGCTATGGCGGCTATGCGGCGCTGGCGGGGGTGACGCTGCAACAGGGGCTCTACAAGTGCGCCGTGGCGGTGGCGGGCGTCACCGATATCCGGCTGATGTACGATACCGAAGTGCGCGAGGACCTGGGTTCGCAGATGACCCGCAAGGTGCTGCGCCAGCAGCTTGGCGATCCCTCGGGCTTTGACGCGATCTCGCCGCGCCGCTTTGCCGCCAAGGCCGACGCGCCGGTGCTGCTGATCCATGGCAAGGACGACACCGTGGTCCCCTATCGCCAGAGCCTGGTCATGGCCGATGCCCTGAAGGACGCGGGCAAGCCCTACGAGATGGTGACGCTGGCCAGCGAGGACCACTGGCTCTCGCGCGAGGAGACACGCAAGCGCATGCTCTCGGAAACGATGCGTTTCGTGCAGAAGTACAACCCGGCGGATTAA
- a CDS encoding lytic transglycosylase domain-containing protein encodes MSSMQRAAPLILLASTALFSSPALAQDGREWDLAKAQQMQSHDMSVHQSIDRWRQLSASSQLDFGTYSGFLMTFPGYPLEERIRGYAEQALQRYPADANATAAFFTRFPPLSNEAAGRYAVALATLQRPDAAQKALAAWRGGSLSPDDEARLLSLYGARFSAADHDARMDELLWQGQTAQAERQISFVSPANRALFMERLSILQGAAPGSMGLTLTPQMNADPGYVYARAVQARKSGNLPAEIALLANRPPLSKPVPEPEKWVRELLTAARGAGADAAVRIAGSIDDAFAPGTDISKLSYRLRDDYTTLVWLGGTKALWSLGDARRAAPLFYRYGAAAQTPGTRSKGFYWAGRALAQAGDSAGASRYFEMAAAYPQYFYGQLSLERLGRPLPDMDSKPRAMPTPAERSAFMAKPITRAVRDVARDADWRTGVQFYKEISDQAQSEADHVLVADLAREIGRRDLAVILGQSAHADGYGDFGKIAYPLIPTPPGADWTMVHALTRQESQFAQNALSHAGARGLMQLMPATAREQAGKLGLSYDSARLVSDASYNIQLGDAYFARMRNYFGGSYPLAIGAYNAGAGNVNKWLAANGDPRMGSVDWVTWIEQIPIYETKNYIQRVLENAVVYQAIYPDKSGAQSSRPLSRMMGKNTPG; translated from the coding sequence ATGTCCAGCATGCAGCGTGCCGCCCCCCTCATCCTGCTTGCTTCCACGGCCCTTTTCTCAAGCCCCGCCCTCGCGCAGGACGGGCGCGAATGGGATCTCGCCAAAGCGCAGCAGATGCAGTCGCACGACATGAGCGTGCACCAGTCGATCGACCGCTGGCGGCAGCTTTCGGCCAGCAGCCAGCTCGATTTCGGCACTTATTCCGGGTTCCTGATGACCTTCCCGGGCTATCCGCTGGAAGAGCGCATTCGCGGTTATGCCGAACAGGCGCTGCAGCGCTATCCGGCCGACGCCAATGCCACCGCCGCCTTCTTCACGCGGTTCCCGCCGCTCTCGAACGAGGCCGCCGGGCGCTATGCGGTGGCGCTGGCGACGCTGCAGCGCCCCGATGCCGCACAGAAGGCGCTGGCGGCATGGCGCGGCGGCAGCCTTTCGCCCGATGACGAGGCGCGGCTGCTGTCGCTCTACGGCGCCCGGTTCTCGGCTGCCGATCACGACGCCCGCATGGACGAGCTGCTGTGGCAGGGGCAGACCGCGCAGGCCGAGCGGCAGATTTCCTTCGTCTCCCCCGCCAATCGAGCGCTGTTCATGGAGCGGCTGTCGATCCTGCAGGGCGCGGCGCCGGGCTCCATGGGGCTGACGCTGACGCCGCAGATGAATGCGGACCCGGGCTATGTCTATGCCCGCGCGGTGCAGGCGCGAAAGTCGGGCAACCTGCCCGCCGAGATCGCCCTGCTGGCGAACCGCCCGCCGCTGTCGAAGCCGGTGCCGGAACCGGAAAAGTGGGTGCGCGAACTGCTCACCGCCGCGCGCGGGGCCGGGGCCGATGCCGCCGTGCGCATCGCTGGTTCGATCGACGATGCCTTCGCGCCGGGGACGGACATCTCGAAGCTCTCCTACCGCCTGCGCGACGATTACACGACGCTGGTCTGGCTGGGCGGCACCAAGGCGCTGTGGTCGCTGGGCGATGCCCGCCGCGCGGCGCCGCTGTTCTACCGCTACGGCGCCGCGGCGCAGACGCCCGGCACCCGCTCCAAGGGCTTCTACTGGGCCGGACGCGCGCTGGCGCAGGCGGGCGACAGCGCCGGGGCCAGCCGCTATTTCGAGATGGCGGCCGCCTATCCGCAGTACTTCTACGGCCAGCTCTCGCTCGAACGGCTGGGCCGTCCGCTGCCCGACATGGACAGCAAGCCGCGCGCCATGCCCACCCCGGCGGAACGCAGCGCCTTCATGGCAAAGCCGATCACCCGGGCCGTGCGCGACGTCGCCCGCGATGCCGACTGGCGCACCGGGGTCCAGTTCTACAAGGAGATCTCCGACCAGGCGCAGAGCGAGGCGGACCACGTGCTGGTCGCGGACCTCGCGCGCGAGATCGGCCGGCGTGACCTCGCGGTGATCCTCGGCCAGAGCGCCCATGCCGATGGCTACGGCGATTTCGGCAAGATCGCCTATCCGCTGATCCCGACGCCGCCGGGCGCGGACTGGACGATGGTCCATGCCCTGACCCGGCAGGAAAGCCAGTTCGCGCAGAACGCGCTCAGCCATGCCGGGGCGCGCGGGCTGATGCAGCTGATGCCGGCCACCGCGCGCGAGCAGGCGGGCAAGCTCGGCCTCTCCTACGACAGTGCCCGTCTCGTCAGCGACGCGAGCTACAACATCCAGCTCGGCGATGCCTACTTCGCGCGGATGCGCAATTACTTCGGCGGCTCCTACCCGCTGGCGATCGGTGCCTACAATGCAGGCGCAGGCAATGTGAACAAGTGGCTCGCCGCCAATGGCGATCCGCGCATGGGCTCGGTCGACTGGGTGACGTGGATCGAGCAGATCCCGATCTACGAGACCAAGAACTACATCCAGCGCGTGCTCGAGAACGCGGTCGTCTATCAGGCGATTTACCCGGACAAATCGGGCGCGCAGAGCAGCCGTCCGCTCAGCCGGATGATGGGCAAGAATACGCCGGGCTAG
- the smpB gene encoding SsrA-binding protein SmpB, translating to MARPQHPTFDKKKSVAENRRARFEYHIDEVFEAGIVLTGTEVKSLRFGEGSIAEAYAEIRGGECWLVNSNVPEFSHGNRFNHTPKRPRKLLLKEREIARLQGSVERKGMTLVPLSVYFNGRGRAKVELALAKGKNAADKRNTIKERDWKREQGRILREHG from the coding sequence ATGGCACGTCCGCAGCACCCCACATTCGACAAGAAGAAGTCCGTCGCCGAGAACCGCCGCGCGCGCTTCGAGTACCACATCGACGAGGTCTTCGAGGCCGGCATCGTCCTGACCGGTACCGAGGTGAAGTCGCTGCGCTTCGGCGAGGGCTCGATTGCCGAGGCCTATGCCGAGATCAGGGGCGGCGAGTGCTGGCTGGTCAATTCCAACGTGCCCGAATTCAGCCACGGCAACCGCTTCAACCACACGCCCAAGCGGCCCCGCAAGCTGCTGCTCAAGGAGCGCGAGATCGCCCGCCTGCAAGGCTCGGTGGAGCGCAAGGGCATGACCCTGGTGCCGCTCTCGGTCTATTTCAACGGACGCGGGCGCGCCAAGGTCGAACTGGCGCTGGCCAAGGGCAAGAACGCCGCCGACAAGCGCAATACGATCAAGGAGCGCGACTGGAAGCGGGAACAGGGCCGCATCCTGCGCGAGCACGGGTGA
- a CDS encoding YgcG family protein — translation MNRLTRARPRGQNRCMGVRPLLIALCSASLLLAVGQHPSAAMSAGAAAAPASSHLRDYVSDMAHVLPPASKARLAKSLKAFEHRTRHQMVVVTPPSLGGNDIAAYARAWGNRRGIGRKGINDGVIVLVAPNERKVRIAVGDGLTAQLPDERCQAIIDRDMLPSFRAGDFGAGLERGVAALSRQVH, via the coding sequence GTGAACCGCTTGACCCGGGCCCGGCCGCGCGGCCAGAACCGGTGCATGGGGGTTCGTCCGTTACTGATCGCGCTTTGCAGCGCTTCGCTCCTGCTTGCCGTGGGCCAGCACCCCTCGGCGGCGATGTCGGCCGGTGCCGCCGCGGCGCCCGCTTCCAGCCACCTGCGGGATTACGTGAGCGACATGGCCCATGTCCTGCCACCGGCGAGCAAGGCGCGTCTTGCCAAGAGCCTGAAGGCGTTCGAACACCGAACCCGTCACCAGATGGTCGTCGTCACGCCCCCGTCGCTCGGCGGCAACGACATCGCCGCCTATGCCCGCGCATGGGGCAATCGCCGGGGCATCGGCCGCAAGGGCATCAACGACGGCGTGATCGTGCTGGTCGCGCCCAACGAACGCAAGGTGCGCATCGCCGTGGGCGACGGGCTGACCGCACAGCTTCCCGACGAACGCTGCCAGGCCATCATCGACCGGGACATGCTGCCCAGCTTCAGGGCCGGGGATTTTGGCGCAGGGCTTGAAAGAGGTGTCGCCGCCCTTTCCCGCCAGGTGCACTGA
- a CDS encoding alpha-galactosidase, translating to MELSRRSALIAAAAAPLAGMAARAVAAEASGALPTAPGAALAPRPPMGWNSWNSFAGTITEAQALETAAIMRDRLLPFGYDVFTVDIQWYEPEARSYTYNAHPVPALDANGRLIPAPNRFPSSKGGKGFAPLAAKVHAMGMKFGIHVMRGIARLAVEQNLPILGTPYRARDIADTNSICPWNPDMYGVDMSKPGAQAYYDSLFRLYASWGVDFVKMDDMSRPYDAHAPEIEAAASAIARCGRPIVLSLSPGETPVPRGADVRKHAQMWRISDDFWDEWPQLLAQFTRLENWSPFAGPGSWPDADMLPLGRIALGDRASRFTPDEQQTLMTLWSIARSPLIMGGDLRGIDDATLALLTNREVLAVNQHSTGNRPHFLADNTRVWSARAEGSEDRYLALFNTGEAPLEVAVPLRELGLSRASVRDLWQGADLGVSEGRVRANLRPHASALYRLKAG from the coding sequence ATGGAACTTTCACGCCGCTCCGCGCTCATTGCTGCCGCCGCAGCGCCGCTTGCCGGGATGGCAGCTCGCGCCGTCGCCGCTGAAGCTTCGGGGGCGCTTCCGACCGCGCCGGGAGCCGCACTGGCGCCGCGTCCGCCGATGGGCTGGAATTCGTGGAACAGCTTTGCCGGCACCATCACCGAGGCGCAGGCGCTCGAAACCGCGGCGATCATGCGCGACAGGCTGCTGCCCTTCGGCTACGACGTCTTCACCGTCGACATCCAGTGGTACGAGCCCGAGGCCAGGAGCTATACCTACAACGCCCATCCGGTGCCCGCGCTGGACGCCAACGGGCGGCTGATCCCGGCGCCCAACCGCTTTCCCTCCTCCAAGGGCGGCAAGGGTTTTGCACCCTTGGCGGCCAAGGTCCACGCGATGGGCATGAAGTTCGGCATCCACGTGATGCGCGGCATCGCGCGGCTGGCGGTGGAGCAGAACCTGCCGATCCTGGGCACGCCCTACCGCGCGCGCGACATTGCCGACACCAACAGCATCTGCCCGTGGAACCCGGACATGTACGGCGTCGACATGAGCAAGCCCGGCGCGCAGGCCTATTACGACAGCCTGTTCCGCCTCTATGCCTCGTGGGGCGTGGACTTCGTGAAGATGGACGACATGAGCCGTCCCTACGATGCCCATGCTCCGGAAATCGAGGCGGCCGCCAGCGCCATTGCGCGCTGCGGCCGGCCGATCGTGCTCAGCCTCTCGCCCGGCGAGACCCCGGTCCCGCGCGGGGCCGACGTGCGCAAGCATGCGCAGATGTGGCGGATTTCCGACGATTTCTGGGACGAATGGCCGCAGCTCTTGGCCCAGTTCACACGCTTGGAGAACTGGTCGCCGTTTGCCGGACCCGGCTCCTGGCCCGATGCCGACATGCTGCCGCTGGGCCGCATTGCCCTTGGCGACCGCGCCAGCCGCTTCACCCCGGACGAGCAGCAGACGCTGATGACATTGTGGTCCATCGCCCGCTCGCCGCTGATCATGGGCGGGGATCTGCGCGGCATCGACGATGCGACCCTGGCGCTGCTCACCAACCGCGAGGTCCTGGCGGTGAACCAGCACAGCACCGGCAATCGCCCGCATTTCCTGGCCGACAACACCCGCGTCTGGTCGGCGCGGGCAGAGGGCAGCGAGGACCGCTATCTGGCGCTGTTCAACACCGGCGAGGCGCCGCTGGAGGTGGCCGTGCCCTTGCGTGAACTCGGCCTCAGCCGCGCGTCGGTGCGCGATCTGTGGCAGGGCGCGGACCTTGGAGTGAGCGAGGGCAGGGTGCGCGCAAACCTGCGCCCGCACGCCTCCGCGCTCTACCGACTGAAAGCGGGTTGA
- a CDS encoding energy transducer TonB → MKVDLQASPQATASVADGVEIVRLVIAPDGRAAGCSARILGVGPVEDRANCKKLAKMTATPAIDHRGSRVYGAVEFRLIWVTDRLTGSRASPPAGAADLYLPLQRIPDGLRRRVVELRLVVASDGKVENCETVTGSGRAALDKAACDAAVSGGVAPLKDASGTPVRGVQNLSIGFVKQ, encoded by the coding sequence GTGAAAGTCGACTTGCAGGCCTCGCCGCAGGCGACGGCGAGCGTGGCGGACGGCGTGGAAATTGTCCGCCTGGTGATCGCGCCGGATGGCCGCGCCGCCGGTTGCAGTGCGCGAATTCTGGGCGTCGGCCCGGTGGAGGACCGCGCGAATTGCAAGAAGCTGGCGAAGATGACGGCAACCCCGGCGATCGACCATAGGGGCTCGCGGGTCTACGGGGCCGTCGAATTCAGGCTCATCTGGGTGACCGATCGTCTCACCGGTTCGCGGGCTTCGCCGCCGGCGGGCGCGGCGGACCTCTACCTGCCGCTGCAGCGCATCCCCGACGGGCTGCGCCGCCGGGTTGTCGAGCTTCGGCTGGTGGTGGCGTCCGACGGCAAGGTGGAAAACTGCGAGACGGTGACCGGCAGCGGCCGTGCGGCCCTCGACAAGGCGGCCTGCGATGCCGCCGTCTCGGGCGGCGTGGCGCCCTTGAAGGACGCGTCCGGAACGCCGGTTCGCGGTGTCCAGAACCTTTCCATCGGCTTCGTGAAACAATAG
- a CDS encoding DUF2062 domain-containing protein — translation MSALLHRLGAWLHRQMPTHAQLEANRFTAPFTRRPELFRFTRRSVPRGVAVGMFIGIFALIPGVQIVGAALMCVPLRGNIPLAAAITFVSNPVTTLLIILPLAVAIGNSFGYHADIATVEVMVREGASLAQWRGWMLSDTAPAVVIGLFVQSVVAAVVSYFLTIWFWRYWIGHKHRARRHRSLFRNALPEDAAGEGDREGIV, via the coding sequence GTGAGCGCGCTGCTCCACCGCCTCGGCGCCTGGCTTCACCGCCAGATGCCGACGCACGCGCAGCTGGAGGCGAACCGCTTCACCGCGCCCTTCACGCGGCGCCCGGAACTGTTCCGCTTCACCCGCCGCTCGGTGCCGCGCGGGGTGGCGGTGGGCATGTTCATCGGCATCTTCGCGCTGATCCCGGGCGTCCAGATCGTCGGCGCGGCGCTGATGTGTGTGCCGCTGCGCGGCAATATCCCGCTCGCCGCCGCGATCACGTTCGTCTCCAATCCGGTGACGACCCTGCTCATCATCCTGCCGCTGGCCGTGGCGATCGGCAACAGCTTCGGTTACCATGCCGATATCGCGACCGTGGAGGTGATGGTGCGGGAAGGCGCAAGTCTGGCGCAGTGGCGGGGCTGGATGCTGTCGGACACCGCGCCGGCAGTGGTGATCGGCCTGTTCGTCCAGTCGGTGGTCGCCGCCGTGGTCAGCTATTTCCTCACCATCTGGTTCTGGCGCTACTGGATCGGCCACAAGCACCGCGCCCGTCGCCACCGCTCGCTGTTCCGCAACGCCTTGCCGGAGGATGCGGCGGGCGAGGGTGACCGGGAAGGCATCGTATGA